In Aegilops tauschii subsp. strangulata cultivar AL8/78 chromosome 3, Aet v6.0, whole genome shotgun sequence, one genomic interval encodes:
- the LOC109741695 gene encoding uncharacterized protein has protein sequence MVIQKLHIHDLDTSGWHLFDSVKGWWASTCVAGSSDCKAKASITMIVSWVIWNERNARVFRHTSAPPHILLNTIVDETNLWVKARVFRHKIIRQGVVGNLLVMPLFGALSETFFCKALWIYYSQLKINLTRLRFFALAPSHLRPPPHRKAILPPPSTSRLLSPPPLRRSRSCLRSDVGRAVQYCRLGDVEWPVASCTEPYVLEDLIFLKGNLHALVRSEDANSLCYRLAMANLSDKNSVELRFLGDHLDTQAAHGSSYFCLADCLDELLLISAVGDCPEEFHVFRWQSREGKWTRTTSLGDCTLFLSYFYFVGRVVPTKGMTCFSGYFFASCLGPDHPGVRRDCIYFTDAKRKWIEYSLADGSCEEFVAENLEGAALSDSDFRPPLWVFPSMC, from the exons ATGGTGATCCAGAAGCTTCACATTCATGACCTGGACACTTCCGGTTGGCACCTGTTTGACTCCGTCAAGGGGTGGTGGGCGAGCACATGCGTTGCGGGCTCTAGTGACTGCAAAGCGAAGGCATCTATTACCATGATTGTCTCGTGGGTCATCTGGAACGAGCGCAACGCAAGGGTGTTCCGGCACACGAGCGCACCTCCTCACATTCTACTCAACACCATCGTCGACGAGACTAATCTTTGGGTCAAGGCTAGGGTGTTCCGGCACAAGATCATCCGTCAAGGGGTGGTGGGCAATCTCCTTGTCATGCCGCTTTTTGGCGCGTT GTCCGAGACTTTCTTCTGCAAGGCACTTTGGATCTACTACAGCCAGCTGAAAATTAACTTGACTCGTTTGAG GTTTTTTGCTTTAGCTCCCT CTCACCTTCGTCCACCTCCTCACAGGAAAGCGATTTTGCCTCCCCCATCCACCAGCAGACTTCTgtcgcctcctcctctccggcgatctCGTTCTTGCCTTCGTTCCGACGTCGGCCGTGCCGTCCAGTATTGCCGCCTCGGGGATGTTGAATGGCCCGTGGCGTCATGCACTGAACCCTACGTTCTTGAGGATTTGATCTTTCTCAAGGGCAACCTGCATGCGCTGGTCAGATCTGAAGATGCCAACAGCCTATGTTACCGTCTCGCCATGGCCAATCTGTCAGACAAGAATTCAGTGGAATTAAGGTTTCTTGGAGATCATTTGGATACACAGGCCGCACATGGGAGTTCATATTTCTGCCTCGCAGACTGTCTTGATGAGTTGTTGCTTATTAGCGCTGTTGGGGACTGCCCAGAGGAGTTTCATGTTTTCCGGTGGCAGTCAAGGGAGGGGAAGTGGACAAGGACTACTAGCCTTGGTGACTGCACATTGTTCTTGTCATACTTTTACTTTGTAGGCCGTGTTGTTCCGACGAAAGGAATGACATGCTTTTCAGGTTATTTCTTTGCAAGTTGCCTTGGTCCAGATCATCCAGGAGTTCGAAGGGACTGCATATACTTCACAGATGCCAAAAGAAAGTGGATCGAGTATTCCTTGGCCGATGGATCTTGTGAGGAATTTGTTGCTGAGAACTTAGAGGGAGCTGCATTGTCCGATTCTGATTTCAGGCCACCTCTTTGGGTCTTTCCGAGCATGTGTTGA